Part of the Arthrobacter globiformis genome is shown below.
GCCGGCCTCCGGGCGGACTTCGTTCCGCTGGCTGAAGCCGGCGAGCGCTGGCGCGGCATTCGCTTTGACCAGCAGGTTCTCCACATGCCCGACGGCGGCCAGCTCAACCCGGAGGCCGCCCTTCCGGCGTTCCAGCGGCTCGCGGCACGGAACGGCGCGGCCGTCCGGCACGGCGTGAAGGTTGTGGGGCTGGAAATACTCGACGACGGCGTCCGGCTGACCGTGGACGACGGGGGCCGGACGGAGGTGCTCACCGCCCGGCAGGCGGTGGTCACCGCGGGCGGCTGGACCTCCAAGCTGCTGGCAGGATCGATCGCCACGCCGCGCCTGACCGTCACGCAGGAGCAGCCGGCACATTTCGGCATCACCGACGACGGCGCCGCCTGGCCCGGGTTCAACCACTTCCCCGGCGAGGGCGGGGATTACGCCGGCTGGTACTCCCCCGTGTACGGCATGCTGACCCCCGGAGAGGGCGTCAAGGCGGGCTGGCACGGTGTGGGGCCCGTGGTGGACCCGGACCGGAGATCCTACCTGCCCGAACCGCGCCAGCGCGCAGCGCTGCAGCAGTACGCGAGGGACTGGCTGCCCGGCGTGGACGCCGACGCCATGACCGACATCAGCTGCACCTACACCACCGCCCCGGACCACAACTTCGTGCTGGACCGGATCGGGCCCGTGGTCATCGGGGCGGGCTTCGCCGGCCACGGCTTCAAGTTCACTCCGGTGGTGGGCCGGATCCTCGCGG
Proteins encoded:
- a CDS encoding FAD-dependent oxidoreductase, whose translation is MNTTLDTVIIGGGAMGSAAAWALAARGRDVTLLEQFTPGHLKGASHGATRNLSLAYAEPEYVAMLAETLRLWSELEDETGERLLVRTGVVNHGPDPRLGEIHAALNSAGLRADFVPLAEAGERWRGIRFDQQVLHMPDGGQLNPEAALPAFQRLAARNGAAVRHGVKVVGLEILDDGVRLTVDDGGRTEVLTARQAVVTAGGWTSKLLAGSIATPRLTVTQEQPAHFGITDDGAAWPGFNHFPGEGGDYAGWYSPVYGMLTPGEGVKAGWHGVGPVVDPDRRSYLPEPRQRAALQQYARDWLPGVDADAMTDISCTYTTAPDHNFVLDRIGPVVIGAGFAGHGFKFTPVVGRILADLATGEGPAPEIFAASRA